In Vreelandella piezotolerans, one genomic interval encodes:
- the queF gene encoding NADPH-dependent 7-cyano-7-deazaguanine reductase QueF (Catalyzes the NADPH-dependent reduction of 7-cyano-7-deazaguanine (preQ0) to 7-aminomethyl-7-deazaguanine (preQ1) in queuosine biosynthesis), giving the protein MAHRPDTLEHAPLGRDSTYPEQYDAGLLYPIPRAANRAPLGIDERTLPFVGEDEWHAFEVSWLNARGKPIVAVARFRLPASSPHLIESKSWKLYLNSLNQTRFASQTEVEETLVHDLSRAAGASVSVELLGVDDSELAPKRLPGECLDDLDIEVSDYTPSAMHLAISDEIVEETLHSHLLKSNCPVTGQPDWGSVLIRYKGPKLDREGLLRYLIGYRQHQDFHEHCVEHIFTDLMQQAKPEELLVLARYVRRGGLDISPWRATPGLAPPSPLRLARQ; this is encoded by the coding sequence ATGGCACATCGCCCCGATACCTTAGAACACGCGCCCTTGGGGCGCGACTCCACTTACCCGGAGCAGTACGACGCGGGGCTTCTATACCCCATTCCTCGCGCAGCCAACCGTGCGCCGCTGGGCATCGACGAGCGTACGCTGCCGTTCGTCGGTGAAGACGAGTGGCATGCTTTCGAGGTCTCTTGGCTCAACGCGCGCGGTAAACCCATCGTCGCGGTGGCGCGTTTTCGCTTACCCGCCAGCTCGCCGCATCTCATCGAGTCCAAATCTTGGAAGCTCTATCTCAACAGTCTCAACCAAACGCGCTTTGCTAGCCAGACCGAGGTAGAGGAGACGTTGGTACACGACCTGAGCCGCGCTGCCGGTGCCAGCGTTAGCGTCGAGCTGTTGGGCGTTGATGATAGTGAGCTGGCGCCCAAGCGACTGCCGGGTGAGTGCCTGGACGACCTGGATATCGAGGTGAGCGATTACACCCCGAGTGCCATGCACCTTGCTATCAGTGATGAGATCGTCGAGGAGACGCTGCATTCGCATCTGCTAAAATCCAATTGCCCGGTGACCGGTCAGCCGGATTGGGGAAGCGTCTTGATTCGCTATAAAGGTCCCAAACTCGACCGAGAAGGGCTACTGCGCTACCTGATTGGCTACCGGCAGCACCAGGATTTTCACGAGCACTGTGTCGAGCATATCTTCACTGATTTAATGCAGCAGGCGAAGCCGGAAGAGTTGCTGGTGTTGGCGCGCTACGTGCGACGCGGCGGCTTGGACATCAGTCCGTGGCGTGCCACACCGGGCCTTGCCCCTCCCAGCCCTCTGCGCTTGGCGCGCCAGTAA
- a CDS encoding nitroreductase family protein, with protein MDALTLLHERSSMGKLAEPAPNADQLSAIYQAALRAPDHKELRPWRFIEFTGEGRERLGELFAEAEFQEDPSVSDDTLDAARKKPLRAPMIIAVIAKVTPDIPKVPKMEQVISAGCAAHGILLAAHALGLGAMWRSGKYAFDPVVRKGLGLDEEDEVVAFIYLGSLGGRHKPVPKHDAASFVEHWR; from the coding sequence ATGGACGCACTCACGCTGCTTCACGAACGTAGTTCCATGGGCAAGCTCGCCGAGCCTGCCCCTAACGCCGATCAGCTCAGCGCCATTTATCAGGCGGCCCTGCGTGCCCCTGACCACAAAGAACTGCGCCCGTGGCGCTTCATCGAGTTTACTGGCGAAGGCCGGGAGCGCCTAGGCGAGCTGTTTGCCGAAGCGGAGTTTCAGGAAGACCCCAGCGTCAGCGATGATACGCTCGATGCCGCGCGTAAAAAGCCGTTACGCGCGCCGATGATCATTGCCGTGATTGCCAAGGTCACTCCGGATATTCCCAAAGTACCCAAAATGGAGCAGGTGATCTCTGCTGGCTGTGCGGCTCACGGCATTCTGCTGGCCGCCCACGCGTTGGGCCTGGGAGCCATGTGGCGCAGCGGTAAGTACGCTTTTGATCCGGTGGTGCGTAAAGGTCTTGGTCTCGATGAGGAGGACGAGGTCGTGGCGTTCATCTACCTCGGCAGCCTGGGCGGACGTCACAAACCCGTGCCAAAGCACGACGCGGCAAGTTTCGTCGAGCACTGGCGCTAA
- a CDS encoding YiiD C-terminal domain-containing protein, which produces MRHTRQPGMPYPRLPLPDGEEDLRAFQRWLEAAIPMVEALGITHMSQANGALTWQLALTPNLNDKGTGFGGALTAQTTLQGWCWVTLWLRQQGRAQDVVVAEADQRFLAPVTRDYRLICTPSHPEGPVQLADKLNERGKGSIELTHQLYCGDALCLEAHGRYAVLPNA; this is translated from the coding sequence ATGCGCCATACGCGTCAGCCGGGTATGCCATACCCTCGTTTGCCGTTACCAGACGGGGAGGAGGATCTGCGGGCTTTTCAACGTTGGCTAGAAGCCGCCATCCCTATGGTAGAGGCGCTGGGTATTACCCATATGAGTCAAGCCAATGGCGCGCTCACGTGGCAACTGGCGCTTACGCCTAATCTCAATGACAAAGGCACTGGCTTCGGCGGAGCACTGACCGCGCAAACCACGCTGCAAGGCTGGTGTTGGGTCACTCTGTGGCTTCGTCAGCAGGGCAGAGCGCAAGACGTGGTGGTCGCCGAGGCCGACCAACGGTTTCTTGCTCCGGTCACAAGGGACTATCGCCTCATCTGCACGCCCAGCCATCCGGAGGGCCCTGTCCAGCTTGCCGACAAACTCAACGAGCGAGGCAAAGGCAGTATCGAATTGACCCATCAGCTCTACTGCGGTGATGCACTCTGTTTAGAAGCCCACGGACGCTACGCCGTGCTGCCCAATGCCTAA